One stretch of Pandoraea oxalativorans DNA includes these proteins:
- a CDS encoding porin yields the protein MKTTILARLGFAAALGVAATAAHAQSNVTIYGLISGGVGYVSNQGGSKNWQALSGTNQNPRWGFRGSEDLGNGTKAIFTLEAGFSIVNGTGAQNGRAFGRQSFVGLSDKTWGTFTLGRQYDTLHDYVGPIIISSNGVNIGDNDNGYNDLRMQNSVKWVSPTVGGFHGTAQYGFSNSATGFRNNNAYSFGLGYKYGDFDWNAAYAQYNHPYSGTNNDGAIANDYASPLLIFSKSATPANVYASQQRIFATGGFYRWGPALIGAMFSDVNYTYLDNSHLHLQNYNLTLNYNITPALVLGAAYGFTSGKYDVINTRPQWHQVNLQADYWLSKRTDVALTLNAQQAAGDAKYAQLFGYAASSTKRQMAVTLGMRHTF from the coding sequence ATGAAGACCACGATTCTGGCCCGCCTGGGCTTTGCCGCCGCCCTTGGCGTCGCCGCCACCGCCGCACACGCTCAAAGCAACGTCACGATTTACGGCCTGATCTCGGGCGGCGTGGGGTATGTGAGCAATCAGGGCGGCAGCAAGAATTGGCAGGCGCTCTCGGGCACCAACCAGAATCCGCGCTGGGGCTTCCGTGGCTCGGAAGACCTCGGTAACGGCACGAAGGCCATCTTCACGCTCGAAGCTGGCTTCAGCATCGTGAACGGCACCGGCGCACAGAACGGCCGTGCGTTCGGTCGCCAATCGTTCGTCGGCCTCTCGGACAAGACCTGGGGCACGTTCACGCTGGGTCGCCAGTACGACACCCTTCACGACTACGTCGGCCCGATCATCATTTCGAGCAACGGCGTGAACATCGGCGATAACGACAACGGCTACAACGACCTGCGCATGCAGAACTCGGTGAAATGGGTCAGCCCGACGGTCGGTGGCTTCCACGGCACGGCACAATACGGCTTCTCGAACTCGGCCACGGGCTTCCGCAACAACAACGCCTACAGCTTCGGCCTCGGCTACAAGTACGGCGACTTCGACTGGAACGCCGCTTACGCCCAGTACAACCATCCGTACAGCGGCACCAACAACGACGGCGCCATCGCCAACGACTACGCCAGCCCGCTGCTGATCTTCTCGAAGAGCGCCACGCCTGCGAACGTCTACGCGAGCCAGCAACGCATCTTCGCCACTGGCGGCTTCTACCGCTGGGGCCCGGCGCTCATCGGCGCCATGTTCTCGGACGTGAACTACACGTACCTCGACAACTCGCACCTGCATCTCCAGAACTACAATCTGACGCTGAACTACAACATCACCCCAGCGCTGGTGCTGGGCGCGGCGTACGGGTTCACGTCCGGCAAGTACGATGTGATCAATACGCGTCCGCAATGGCATCAGGTCAACCTGCAAGCCGACTACTGGCTGTCCAAGCGCACGGACGTGGCACTCACGCTCAACGCACAGCAAGCCGCTGGCGATGCCAAATACGCGCAGCTCTTCGGCTACGCCGCATCGAGCACCAAGCGTCAGATGGCCGTGACGCTGGGCATGCGTCACACGTTCTAA
- a CDS encoding ISL3 family transposase encodes MLDRKLLESLGGWQGYAVERVEWPEGTGRTLSIYLKPTAKVMLCEQCGARCRQVHETTVRRVRDLPLFEYRVVLHVPRRRLLCEQCGGPRLERLTWLGRYQRVTDRLAAACSQLLQSSNVQAVARFFELGWHTVKTLDKARLRASVREPDWSRIEYLAMDEFALHKGHRYATVVVDPISRQVLWIGPGRSRETARAFFEQLPRGVAQRIKAVAIDMTTAYELEIQAHCPRAEIVYDLFHVVAKYGREVIDRVRVDQANQLRQDRPARRVIKSSRWLLLRNRDKLDRQQAVRLDELLQANQPLLTVYVLRDELKRLWFYRRPAWAKQAWHHWCEQAEQSGIAPLNTFAQRLKGYLHGILARCRHRLNTSIVEGINNTIKVIKRRAYGYRDQEYFFLKIRAAFPGNAQ; translated from the coding sequence ATGCTGGATCGCAAGCTGCTGGAGTCGCTGGGAGGCTGGCAGGGCTATGCCGTCGAACGCGTGGAGTGGCCCGAGGGCACAGGGCGCACGCTGTCGATCTATTTGAAGCCAACCGCCAAGGTGATGCTGTGCGAGCAGTGCGGCGCACGATGTCGCCAGGTCCATGAGACCACGGTGCGCCGGGTGCGAGATCTGCCGTTATTTGAGTACCGGGTTGTTCTTCATGTTCCACGCCGGCGCTTGTTGTGTGAGCAATGCGGTGGCCCGCGCCTGGAGCGGCTTACTTGGCTGGGTCGCTACCAGCGGGTGACGGATCGGCTTGCGGCGGCCTGCAGCCAATTGCTGCAATCGAGCAACGTGCAGGCGGTGGCGAGGTTCTTCGAGCTGGGTTGGCATACCGTCAAGACGCTGGACAAGGCCCGGCTCCGAGCGTCAGTGCGCGAACCGGATTGGTCCAGGATCGAGTATTTAGCGATGGACGAGTTCGCCCTGCATAAAGGGCATCGGTACGCGACGGTAGTCGTCGATCCGATCAGCAGGCAGGTGCTGTGGATCGGCCCAGGACGCTCACGCGAGACGGCTCGGGCGTTCTTCGAGCAATTGCCGCGTGGGGTCGCCCAACGCATCAAGGCCGTAGCCATCGACATGACTACGGCCTACGAGTTAGAAATCCAGGCCCACTGCCCACGGGCGGAGATCGTCTATGACTTGTTCCATGTCGTGGCCAAGTACGGACGAGAGGTCATTGATCGGGTGCGCGTGGATCAGGCCAACCAACTGCGCCAGGACCGTCCCGCGCGCCGGGTCATCAAATCGAGCCGCTGGCTGTTATTGCGCAACCGCGACAAGCTAGACCGGCAGCAGGCCGTCCGGCTCGACGAATTGCTGCAAGCCAACCAGCCGCTGCTGACGGTCTATGTCCTGAGGGACGAACTCAAGCGGCTCTGGTTCTACCGAAGACCTGCCTGGGCAAAACAAGCCTGGCACCACTGGTGCGAGCAGGCCGAGCAAAGCGGAATAGCCCCCTTGAACACCTTCGCTCAGCGTCTGAAAGGCTATCTGCATGGCATCCTGGCCAGATGCCGACATCGTCTAAACACCAGCATCGTTGAGGGCATTAACAACACTATCAAGGTCATTAAGCGGCGCGCCTACGGCTACCGAGACCAGGAATACTTCTTCCTCAAAATCCGCGCCGCCTTCCCCGGTAATGCTCAATGA